The genomic stretch CTTGATAGTCCTAACCTTTCAGCTATATTGATGGCATTTGAACGCCCTACAATATAAAAATTAGTCTGAGATGTAAGCACTAAGATCATTGTATTTTTTAGAACAAATTACATAGTTCCAAGTGAAAACCTGGTACTCCCCAAAGAATCTTGTAAGTTGGCTTAAGGTTCACTTCATCAAACTCCATACATGCATTTTCAAAGACCTCATTACTGTACAACAAAAATCTCAAAAAAATGACCAAGGTTTGTACAGCAGGCAATAAATAGTCTATAGGGTTCCAAAAGAACAGGCAATTGAAACGAAATGTGACATTATCATTGCAAACATTTTATCTTTTAACCTGGCAACTGACCTGTATTTCAGGGTTTTAAGTTCCCCATGATGTGTCGTAGCTATAGTTAACATAACACCAGTTTCAGCAAACGATTCTAGTAGTGACATTCCTAAAGCTGCTCCTTCTAGGGGATTCGTTCCGGCACCAACCTAAAATAGACAGGATTACATGGTATGTATTGATAAAGACACATTCCCACTAGATATAAAACTATGTTTCTCATGTTCATCATTGAAATGGTTTGTGTTTAAGAATACCTCATCTAGTAGCACCAGTGAATGACTAGTTGCCTGCGATTGAATCCCCTGTGAAATGTTACATGGACACTATTCATCAGGGAAGAAACACTACTGGAAGAAAAACTAGCATCGGCTCAAGTAGTTCGTGCTTAATAAGTTGAAAATGAGAGGAAATCAGATTTCCCTTACACTTATTTGTTTCAAATGGCCTGAGAAGGTGGACAAAGATTGAGTCAAGGACTGTTCGTCACCAATGTCAGCAAAAACGGAATCGAACCAAGGGATTCGTACAGATTCAGAAGATAAAACATGAAGTCCTGTAAAGTTTATTGCAAATTATCAAAGGTTGTCTAGATGCTCCTAGCTGAGTAAAATTGTCCATATAACAGATCCATATTGATTAGAGAGGATGCAATAAAGCTTCATAAAATCAGTAATCCTATGTTTCATTGTGAGACATATTTCCATATTGCATGGGCAACAAGAACCATTGTCGAGAAAGGAAATGTAAGAACCTGATTTTGCCATCAGAACAGCCAATCCTATTGTCTTTAAGCAAATAGTTTTACCCCCAGTATTAGGACCAGTTATAACCAAAACTCGAGTTTTCTGTGCTATAAAAAAATCGACTGGAACTGGCCGAGCTTGTTCAAGTGCAGCAACCTTCCTTACAACAAAAACAGAACATTCATAACATTTGTGGTGCATAACAAAGAATGAAGTAAACTGTATTATTTTCTCTTCACATAGCAATATTATCTTTAGATTCCATAGTCATGTTTGAGAAGAGAATATTCACTGATGATGAtcctaaataatttttttttcatgtgttaAGAGGCTAAAAACTAACTCGTGACAGAGAACTGAGGAAATAAGaatgtaaaagaaaaagaaaaaattagtAGATTCAAGGCATGTTTATCATACGTCAGAAGCTTTCTTAGACTCCCTTTTTGCCTTCCTTAGATTTTGCTTATGTTTCTGAAGTAGTAAAGGATGGTAAGCTTTTGGCATATACAAGATCCAGTCCCTCTTATTGTTTGAATCTCTGTTCTCTGACAAGACAGCCCCAGTACCATCTCTTGGGGGAGACAGATCGGGGGATGAACCTCCATATGACATACCATAGGTTGCTCGTGCATTGACCTGAAGCACAACATTAGCATATCAAGACTCACTTGTTGAGCTTAGCTAAACTTTTCTTTGTGTTTCTCTATCTTGGGTAATAATAAGTCCAGTACAGTAACAAAACAAAAGACTTAAGAGACGGGTCTTTCAACAATGACAAAAAGAAACTAAAAGAATAAGGTAAGGGCATAACCGGAACAGTCTCCTACCACATCTAGTTTGATAATGCTATTCAAGAGCATCTCGATATCATCAAGATCGTTTCGCATCTGATGATGAAGCAATAAAACACAAACTTATGAGTGAAAGGATTCTAATTAcatgcaaataaataaataaataatacagAACATGTAAGCTAGGCTGCAAGTGACCTTTGTTGCTAGCATTGAAAGTGCATCTGCCTCGGCTTTTGCCACTGATGCCCTTGCTTGTTGCAACTCATCATTTAAAGACACTGCAGGGAGTGGCTCCATAATGCTTCCAACCCCTGAACCACTATAACAATATATTACCTCTCAGGAAAAATATATTGAAGAACTGAGCTCCTATTAAATGAAGATATCTTTATGTGGAAGTAGTAGTTATAAGTCAAAAGGCAAATTTTACAGACCTCGTCAACAATAGACCCTTAAAACTTGTCATACGATCAGTGCTTGATTTTATGCACCACCTGCCTTCAATGTTACACACTTCCTAAACAAGTAACGGTTAAGCGTTAGGGAAATAAGTCTTGGAGGTGCAAAGTGAAAGGTATCTGACTTAGGTTTCTTACCATTAAAGATGCATCATTCTTTTCATTTCTAATTAGGCTGTCCACTAACTGATATACCTGAACAGAGATTCAAACAAAGGAAAAAAATGAATAACCATTGAAaacaaagaaaaagagaaagcAACAAGACAGGTAAAGGTCTTTCTGTCAATAAACTTATAGCCAACAAGTTTTCCAAATTGAGAAGAAAAACTGGCAAGCAAACAATAAGCATGTAAATGTTCATTGTTTGAATATGAAACTGAATGAATAGCTATTACCCTTCTTTCCAGTGACCGAACTTGATCTCGTGATCGCTTTAGGTTGGGGCTCTGAATACAAGGGGAAAAACTGAATGTTAAAAGAATAGAGCAAATGGGAACTTTTTTTGACAATCAATCATGATAACGACTTAGTTGCAGCAGCAGAAAATGATAAACATAACAGCCATATTGCTAATGGTAAAGAATGCCAAACATAGTGAAATGCATTACACTTCAAAAAGGCAGTCAGTAACAAACCGCAGAGTCTTTAACAGAGCCATCTTCATCAATAACCTGCTGTATCAACTTAACTAATGACCGATTTATGAAAAATTCCATTATCTGCACACATAAGGTTAAAAGAAAATAAGGCCTTAGAAGCATTCAATTATATGATTCTCTGCTTATATCTAAAGGGTATATGGCCAGATAGTAATACTCACTATTTCTGTCAAAGGCATGAAACGCCCATACCAATCTGCATCCTCCTTGAGAGCTAGTTTCAAATTATGTTGCAGAGCATCGGCATATTGTAGGAGAGACACAACAGCCATTGCTTCATTGCCCTCCACTAGTGAACTCCTTCGGGCATGTTGGATAGCAGATTGAACCTTCACAGACAAAACTTCAAACACTTAGGAGAAGAAAACCCATATTATGAATTAGAAGGGAAAGACATTTTTAGCGTAGGATTGGGTTCCAACATAAAGCTAGGTGGAATAACTTTTTAATATGTAAAATTGTATTTATTAATATCATTTCAGTACGAGATTATTTCTAATACACTTCCTCACATGTTGGCATGAAAATTTACATATAATGAACGACTTTAGACACCAAAATTTAAGGTGTAATCAAGAAACTTGTGGTTATATATTTGAACTCCACAAAGCTAGACAtatgtcaaaaactcaaacacgacaAGGTGACAAACAAAGATCAAGTGTGGAAAATTGCAGAAGCTTAACTTGGCTATGATGCTTCGAATCAAATTCTTTCCCACACAtgctacaaaaaaatatatatattctttctCATACAAAATTATTGTGCTTCCAGTATTGTTTCAACCTAACACTTGGTACTATTTTTAATGACCCACAagagttttagtgatcaataccaTGAATTTCCCACCAAAAcagtaaatatatataaaattttaaaatgggTTTTGGAAAAAAACTGACCAGAAGGACATCAACGCCGGTGAAATCCAACGAACAACCACCGTGCTTGAGCATTTCGACGGCTGCATTGGTTTCATCCAAAAGCCTCAGACTTTCTTCGTAAGTCTGATTCAAAGACCAAAGCTTTGCCTTAGTGGCTTCGCGGCCCAAGGAAGTGCGAGCAAAGGAAGCAACGCAGTCGCAGAGTTTGTCCCATTCCAAAACTCTGAGGCTATCATAATAAACCGAAGACTTGTTTTCGTCTTGTGTAAAAACAGACTGGCTTGTCGATGAAGATAACGAGGAGTGACTGAGTTGCAAAGCTCCGTGCTTGAATCTTACTCCAATAGTTACACGCTTAGCAATTGTAGGAGCAAAGGATACGGATATGGATATCGAGATAGGTTGGCCAAACGGAGCTGAATAGAGCATTTCTtcttccactactactactactactctatcATCCCCAATGATTAAACTTGACAAATGGAAAAATCCCAGCAAGAAATGAAGTCGAGGAAAGTAGTTTTGAGTGACAAAATGGATTATGAAGGCCAATGAGTGGCATAGAAGTGGTTTGTGCAATTGGGTCTCTTATTACACGCATAAAGACCAAGTCTTTTGCTTTAATAAATACATTGAGATAAAATGGTTTTAGATAAGATAATTTTTAAAGAGTAGTTTGGTGTATGCATATTAATACAATTGGatgaaatttggaaaaaaaaaatggtcTTTAAAAGCCATAGCCAGAAAATTTTGGGAACCTATAAGTAAAAGATTTGACAACATATGCCAAATTTAAAGATAATGATATATAATAAAGATCGATGGAAAAGTTGGTTATTATTCAAAGATCGATTTTCACAAGTTGTTGCCATGTTAAAATATTGTTATGTTTTACAGTGTCTTCTATTGTTTGAATTTTATTGTTAGCTAGTGTTGCTATAATGAACTTTAGAATGTTCAAACATCATCTAAATTGACATTTAATACAATGAGTAATGATGCACGTATTAATGTGGCtgattaaattagttaattatatttattaaagtTAGGAACTACAAAAGTACTGACACGTTACTATGCGTAATTTTTTATGCAGATTTTAGGTGCAGTCATCATTATTCTAATATGATTTATGGTTTTAAGAAACTACTCAATCAATGTTAGTTTGCCAATAAAACTATTTTGGCATGAGAATAAAGTTTTTTTAGTCAATTTGCAAAACACTCTAGTAGTTGTGAATTGGGTGTTGAATTCAAACATTAACTCACTGTTATTGCAGCCCTCTTGTGTGTATTTTCATCATTGAAATTGTCATCTCAAGTCATTTACAAACACATTATGGATAACAATAAAAGGCAGAAGGCATGCTACCTAGAAGCATTTGCTTTAAATGTGAAACTCCTTTATTGTAATGTGACAAAATGAAATGATACTTTCAAGTGTGAAAATTCAAAAGTGAAAGACAACAAGAAAGTATTAAATCATAttgtaaatgaaaaaaaaaattaatctataaGTTTTCATAGTTTCAAGAATTTGAGGGGAAAAACTAGAGAACAAATGCAACCACACCCCTCTTGCACATTATGGCTCTACCAACCAAATCCTTTTGCTTTCTCTCATTAAATTAAAGTATGAAATATCATTAGAGAGTGACAAGAGATGCATTAGCCTTGTCCTCTGAGGCTGGAGCCGCTGCAACAACATTCTTCTCGGTCTTGTTCACCTCAACTTTCTCGTCCTTTGGCGCCTCCTTGTTCTCCTCAACAGCCTCAACCTTAGCCTTGTTGTCCTCAGGTGTCTCAACAACATTAGTGGCCTCAGCTTTGTTCTCTGCAGCCTCAACTTTCACATCTCCAACAGCTTCTGTAGTAGACACATCAACTTCTGCCTCATTAGCAGCCTTGGTTTCGGTTGAGTTCTCACTCTTCTCgtccttcttctcctcctcctcctccttttTAGGCTCGGAAAGGTCTAGCAAAGGCGCTTCGCTCTTACTTTCACCTCCATCAGTAGTCTTCTCCTGAGATCACAATATAGAAAAACAAACACAAATCAATTTCACATAACATGACATTCAAAAGTACGTTTAATTAAGATTGTTGCATACTTGAACCTCATCCTCAGTTGGAGCCTGCTCAGGCTTAGCTGGAGACTCAGTTGGGAGAGGCTCGCGCTGGGCGATGTCAGACTCGTTTTGCTTGCTCGCGCAGCCTCCCATTATTGGCGAAAAATGTGGGACGAATGAGCGAGTCTTGGGAGGTGAAGAGGAAGGGGAAGAAAGGAGGCTGTTGTTTCTTGATTTTTTTGCAATAATAATGTGAATTGAGGcaaagaaaaatggtgaaggtAAAGGGAGTAATATAGTGTCAGATGGTTCTGATAATTAGGAGATTTTGTTGGTGTTCAACCTGGCGTCTGTGGTGTTATTATTTTTGGTCAATCTTTGTATGGACAGGAAGAGTTTTTGGAGGGAAATAAGGGTAATAGTTAGTTATGACAGTTTTTCTTGGGAGTTATATTTGTGGTGAAAAAATGGCATGTTTCTTGGCCTTTTTGGTGGCTTTTTCAAAGTGCCAAAACTAGACAGTAAATATATTATCTATGTAATTTATAGTATTGATAATTAAAGgaaaaactatataaaattacTGTCTCAAAGCATAAGAACCTAATAACTATATGGTATCATTCATCCATCTTCATCTATAATGGCTCTTTGGTTTCTCTTGTAGTAATAAATAATATCCAAAATGTTTCACTGTTCACATCTTTATTGATTATGTATTTATTTCTAGAAGTAGTATATGTTTGTCAGCTTTGTATTATATTAGACTCACATAATAGTACTTgcataatatataaaaattaaatattagtaATAATATTCACTATATCTGAATTTTAAATCCAGCAATTTTATCTATCCTAAAAAAACAACTTGCATATACTAATAATAGATCAAGTTGGGTTTATTTACTTAAATGACTGCTTTATGAGCAAAATAAAGGATTATTTTAACAAAATTCCAATTTCATGTATAAAAGTATTGCTACATTTGTCTCAACACATTAATAGAATATATTTTAACCAAGTGAATTAATTATCTATCGAAAGTACATGTTTAATGGCTAATTCAAAAAATAGTACCTAGAAAGATAGATAACAAGTAAAAGAGAATACTAAGTAAATACAATCTCAGTATCTCAAAGACACTCAAAAAAGAGAAGCTAAAGGAACTACGTACAACGAAAAGTTTCGTCTACTTAAGATGTTAAAAATTGTCTAGCAGCTTCCGAGAAAATTAAGCTATGGGAATACAAGCTAAAACTGCATCATCCTCTAGTACATAGTTTTCCTCCTATCAATTGTCCCTCCAAATTCATCATTGAACAATATCATCCTCCAAATCATAGCTTGCCaaataaacttagaaaaataaaaacatatgagcacataaacttagaaaaataatgaGTGAAAAGAATGAGGAGGGGCATTATTTTTTACATGGACAATAGGGAGAAATTTACATAATATAACTATTAAAAATGTTgtttaaatcaaaattatttaGAGGAGAAAGGGAAGTGAAATTTTTAACCATCCTTTCTTGTCACTCCCCACTATGAAGAGAAGGAATGTGATAATAAATCATTAATAATCTTAGAACGGTTTAATtctataattaaaaaatttaacgTCATAAACTTTAACTACATTGCagatgtttaccgagtttttcataaactacaaatatattgagaaataagagctagaaagaaaggcaaagaaatgaataagatcacagtttttacgtggttggggtgttaatgagccttagtccacgagttagtagtattgagctttagagagtttaacaatggaggttttctgcaagttcagcaGCATTTATGCGTACTTGAGAAAATCAGATCCCTGCTACAATGCACAAATGACATTATTTATAGGTGGTCATGTAGCTTGgcccggactaatccgggcccaataaggatataatcaCAAGTGTTATCTAACAGAGCTATAATGCAAGAGTGTAACATGATTACAGGTTGTTAATCTAGGCCCACTGGGTCGACTTAAGCATAGTAGAGCCTTACAGCTGCCATTTGTATGTTAGTACAAACTGATCCGCGTGGGCTACCAGGAGGATTTTGgagacaggatctgtcagagtagtggcagtactattCCCTAGGAACTTCATACGTTCCGTGCATATCTCTTTCTacaggttagttagggagaccaattACCGGATTTCTCGAGGACACGTCAGCTGCATGAAGAACTGGCCTTGATCTACCCGGACGCATGGTTTGGGTTCATTTACCGAGGTTCAGGTTTGTTTACTCAGGCTCGAGGTCATTTACCAAGGTCTGGGTTCTTCTACCAATATGGACATCAGCTAGCGATGACAGATCGAAGGAAATATCATGGTCGTGAGTTGGATCGAGAGGATGAAACCGGAAACTTCATCTGAATCCCACATGGTGGGATCCGTCCCTTGGAATGGACCGTCTACCACAATGATCTAAACCCCATAGGGTGGAGATTGGGTGAGTCCATGAAGTTAATTCGGGCCTATGTCTCAGGTCCAGG from Humulus lupulus chromosome 5, drHumLupu1.1, whole genome shotgun sequence encodes the following:
- the LOC133834355 gene encoding uncharacterized protein LOC133834355, which translates into the protein MLYSAPFGQPISISISVSFAPTIAKRVTIGVRFKHGALQLSHSSLSSSTSQSVFTQDENKSSVYYDSLRVLEWDKLCDCVASFARTSLGREATKAKLWSLNQTYEESLRLLDETNAAVEMLKHGGCSLDFTGVDVLLVQSAIQHARRSSLVEGNEAMAVVSLLQYADALQHNLKLALKEDADWYGRFMPLTEIIMEFFINRSLVKLIQQVIDEDGSVKDSASPNLKRSRDQVRSLERRVYQLVDSLIRNEKNDASLMEVCNIEGRWCIKSSTDRMTSFKGLLLTSGSGVGSIMEPLPAVSLNDELQQARASVAKAEADALSMLATKMRNDLDDIEMLLNSIIKLDVVNARATYGMSYGGSSPDLSPPRDGTGAVLSENRDSNNKRDWILYMPKAYHPLLLQKHKQNLRKAKRESKKASDVAALEQARPVPVDFFIAQKTRVLVITGPNTGGKTICLKTIGLAVLMAKSGLHVLSSESVRIPWFDSVFADIGDEQSLTQSLSTFSGHLKQISGIQSQATSHSLVLLDEVGAGTNPLEGAALGMSLLESFAETGVMLTIATTHHGELKTLKYSNEVFENACMEFDEVNLKPTYKILWGVPGRSNAINIAERLGLSSIVVEKARELYGVASAEIDEIILDMERLKKEHQELLDETQNHLMLSRDLYEKLLVARRKITKHGAEQRFRKMRVISEAASKARSTLHKNVRQRRASATRNPSLNLQKNTADKKSNQKTAIKSLNTSSNESSAVNRKSSSAAGDVKQSPPLGKSKPPKVGDMVHILSLGKKGTVLKVDTFKGELLVQAGNLKLKLKLIDVEA
- the LOC133778817 gene encoding cytosolic calcium-binding protein 2, whose translation is MGGCASKQNESDIAQREPLPTESPAKPEQAPTEDEVQEKTTDGGESKSEAPLLDLSEPKKEEEEEKKDEKSENSTETKAANEAEVDVSTTEAVGDVKVEAAENKAEATNVVETPEDNKAKVEAVEENKEAPKDEKVEVNKTEKNVVAAAPASEDKANASLVTL